AATACGCTCGTCTCAAAGGTTAAGCCGTGCATTTCCAAGTACAAACAGTTGTAATGTGGTATATAACAAACTATAACACTACAAAcctcttaaatttaaaacagcTTTCATAATCTGCAGTAGTTTTGAAATCAACTTTATAAGAAACctcttcaaaacaaacaacttatCGTTTGATTGACAGCAAAACTGATCGATTGCCCAAACTGCGGAAAACCTACCGTCATCTGCATCAACTATGGTTCCTCCTGTCAAAATTTCCGACTGACATTTTGCAAAGTCCAAAGCCAAACAAGCGTCGCAAAGTCGCGGTAGGTAGCCGTAAACAAAATCGCCTTTTCACGAgaattttctgttatttaacCCAAATACCACAGATTTTAGCACCCAAAAAACCCTCCCCTCGCAACCATCACAGTCCGCCATGGGACGCAGGAAGTCGAAGAGAAAGCCCCCGCCGAAGCGCAAGAACATCGAACCGCTCGACCAGCAGTTCAACTGCCCGTTCTGCAACCACGAAAAGTCGTGCGAGGTTAAGATGGACAAGAGTCGAAACTCGGCCCGGATCACCTGCCGGGTGTGCATGGAGGACTACCAGACGACGATCAACTTTCTGTCAGAGCCGGTGGACGTGTACAACGACTGGGTGGACGCGTGCGAGACCGCCAACTAGTCGGCCGACCGACTCGGAGGTGAAGGAGGATTTACGAAATCACTAACTTTTAATAATTCAACACTGGATAATATTTATGTCGTGAAGACGAGTAGACTAGCCGCTAGACAACCTCCCGAAACTTGAATGGAGGAAGCATTCTTTAGCATAAGGAACTGTAAAGGTAATTCTGGAATAAAGTCAATGTAAATCTACAtcaacatttcatttttcattttaaaagaaGCTTAGCATATCAGATTCTTACTGCATTAAAATTGTTACTGAATCAAATAAGATTTTCTTCCAAATAACATACCTTAATTTTGCATAGAATATTGCACGCTTCAGATGCAAACAACTTGTATGCAAGTTCAATATTTCTCGTACACGTGGTGGCTCCAGGCAAAATAGCTGGCGTATAacatgcgtctccatcaaaacATTGAAGCTGATTCACACGTGTCTAATGTtttcatggagacgcatggtacgcCAGCTATTTTTCCTGGAGCCACCACGAGCACGAGAAATGTTGAAGACTGTGAAGGTACGTACCGCTTTCTCCGGTTCTCCGGAACAGTTATGATTTCCATCATCAATATGGAATATGCAACCGATACTAAATTATATCACGATTAGTACAATTGGGTGGTCTAAATCCGGGTACCTCCCGCTGCGACCACCTCAAACTAAAGATTGACCTAGACAAAACTAGATTCCAATTTTGAGTTCTTCCGACCACGGGAACCCCCCTCCCTCTAAGTGCTTGAATTTTGGTAAGGAGAAAATCAACTGTTTTAGATTTCATTCTGTCGTGAGCAcctgataaaatttaaaaaaatcttgccaaTGCTCCGATGTAGGATCTTCATTTAATTATTGTTAGGTAACCCCTTAAGAGCTGGTACCTCAGGGCCAGTACGCTCCTCAAAAGAAAGgcggtcaagaaacagctttaggAACGACAGAACAAAAGAAGGGCGggaaaaagaaaaatctcttgAGGAAAATTGTTCCAAATTTAATTAAGGTGGTAGATGGTGTCCTTCACTTTGGGAgtaatgactgtcaatgatggttctgaattcagggtccagaaatagtaaattgaaatgaaaaaataatcactatatgtaaaattcttctacaaacaacacaaagaaaacctttttttgattgaaacattctgaatcaagattgtttttttttttctaaaacaaacatggccgccaaatggccgattggggatgatgccttccagagcctgaAGATTCTACATTCGAGAAATGGTAAGTATCCGACAAACATTGCGCCTTCTACAGGCCAAAAACTTCATCTGCATTAAATTGACGATTTTTCACATGCAAACAAGGTTCAAATTCAGCCGAGAGATGAATATCG
This is a stretch of genomic DNA from Culex pipiens pallens isolate TS chromosome 1, TS_CPP_V2, whole genome shotgun sequence. It encodes these proteins:
- the LOC120425417 gene encoding transcription elongation factor 1 homolog; translation: MGRRKSKRKPPPKRKNIEPLDQQFNCPFCNHEKSCEVKMDKSRNSARITCRVCMEDYQTTINFLSEPVDVYNDWVDACETAN